In a single window of the Hoyosella subflava DQS3-9A1 genome:
- a CDS encoding MlaE family ABC transporter permease, whose product MTVQVESNKKGLIPDAINEIGGLVTFAAQTFLTGLAAILKRRFPLAEFVSQTTFLVKVCFWPSLLLMLPIGVVIAVMMGGLAGRVGAAQYSGAVVSFVIIGQAAALVTALIAAGVGGAAICSDLGARTIREEIDALQVMSVDVVERVVVPRVFALVFVALSMCTIVSFAGIFFTYTYQVVGVGESQGGFLLTLQAYGRTSDFVMALFKSFCFGVACSIVAAYKGTQTRGGSAGVANSVNDAVVMMFIAVFVINVVLTQMYIVVVPAVGDYI is encoded by the coding sequence TTGACTGTTCAAGTCGAATCGAACAAAAAGGGGCTCATCCCCGATGCAATTAATGAAATCGGGGGGCTCGTCACTTTCGCGGCCCAGACATTCCTGACTGGCCTCGCGGCTATTCTCAAGCGGCGTTTTCCGCTAGCCGAATTCGTAAGCCAGACAACGTTTCTCGTGAAAGTCTGCTTCTGGCCTTCATTACTGCTCATGCTTCCCATCGGCGTGGTTATTGCCGTCATGATGGGCGGACTGGCTGGCCGGGTAGGCGCCGCGCAGTATTCGGGCGCGGTCGTCTCGTTTGTGATTATCGGGCAGGCGGCCGCACTCGTAACGGCGCTGATCGCCGCGGGTGTGGGTGGCGCCGCTATCTGCTCTGACCTCGGCGCTCGCACCATCCGCGAGGAAATCGACGCGTTGCAGGTCATGAGCGTGGACGTGGTGGAGCGCGTCGTCGTACCGCGAGTCTTCGCCCTGGTCTTCGTGGCCTTATCGATGTGCACGATCGTGTCGTTCGCCGGAATCTTCTTCACGTACACCTACCAAGTCGTGGGAGTTGGTGAGTCGCAAGGCGGGTTCTTGCTGACACTGCAGGCGTACGGTCGAACATCCGACTTTGTGATGGCGCTGTTCAAGTCGTTCTGTTTCGGTGTCGCGTGCTCAATCGTCGCTGCCTATAAGGGAACACAAACTCGTGGCGGATCAGCCGGGGTGGCGAACTCGGTGAACGACGCCGTGGTCATGATGTTCATTGCTGTCTTCGTGATCAACGTCGTTCTGACCCAGATGTACATCGTGGTCGTGCCAGCAGTCGGAGATTACATATGA
- the nusG gene encoding transcription termination/antitermination protein NusG: protein MSAPENDAVDLTEEDAVNAEGAAVVEADVEAAAADDIEVDPVEELKAKLRRAEGDWYVVHSYAGYENKVKTNLETRIQNLDAGDYIFQIEVPTEEVTEIKNGQRKLVNRKVLPGYILVRMILNDESWGVVRNTPGVTGFVGATSRPSPITINEVVKFLLPPQARKKAPAGTAAGGAPQESGVAAKPAIEVDFEVGESVTVMDGPFATLPASISEVNAEQQKLKVLVSIFGRETPVELGFNQVSKL, encoded by the coding sequence GTGAGCGCCCCGGAGAACGATGCAGTGGACCTCACCGAGGAGGACGCGGTGAACGCCGAAGGGGCCGCCGTGGTCGAGGCGGATGTCGAGGCTGCAGCAGCCGACGACATCGAGGTTGACCCCGTGGAGGAGCTGAAAGCGAAGCTTCGCCGTGCTGAGGGCGACTGGTACGTCGTTCACTCGTACGCGGGGTACGAGAACAAGGTCAAGACGAACCTTGAGACGCGTATTCAGAACCTCGACGCGGGGGACTACATCTTCCAGATCGAAGTACCGACCGAAGAGGTCACGGAAATCAAGAACGGGCAGCGAAAGCTGGTTAACCGGAAAGTCCTTCCTGGTTACATCCTCGTTCGCATGATCCTGAATGACGAATCATGGGGTGTCGTCCGGAACACACCGGGCGTTACCGGCTTCGTTGGCGCAACGTCACGGCCCTCTCCGATCACGATTAACGAGGTCGTGAAGTTCTTGCTGCCGCCGCAGGCACGTAAGAAGGCCCCGGCAGGTACCGCTGCCGGCGGCGCCCCGCAGGAAAGCGGAGTCGCGGCCAAGCCCGCGATCGAAGTAGACTTCGAGGTTGGCGAATCGGTGACCGTCATGGACGGCCCGTTCGCTACCCTGCCGGCCAGCATTTCGGAGGTCAATGCCGAACAGCAGAAGCTGAAGGTACTGGTCTCGATCTTTGGTCGGGAGACCCCGGTGGAACTCGGTTTCAACCAGGTCTCGAAGCTATAG
- the rplA gene encoding 50S ribosomal protein L1 — MPKRSKYYRSASELIDHSKLYGPLDAIRLARETSSKNFDATVEVALRLGVDPRKADQMVRGTVSLPHGTGKTVRVIVFAAGEKANEAEAAGADAVGAEDLIERIQGGWLDFDAAIATPDQMAKVGRIARILGPRGLMPNPKTGTVTMDVAKAVSDIKGGKINFRVDKQANLHLIIGKASFDERKLVENYTAALDEILRAKPSAAKGRYVKKVTMTTTTGPGIPVDPNRTRNLLEDGE, encoded by the coding sequence ATGCCAAAGCGCAGCAAGTATTACCGCTCGGCTTCCGAGCTCATTGATCATTCGAAGCTTTACGGACCCCTCGACGCGATCCGCCTGGCGCGTGAAACGTCGTCGAAGAACTTCGATGCGACAGTCGAGGTAGCACTCCGGCTTGGCGTCGACCCTCGCAAGGCAGACCAGATGGTGCGCGGCACTGTCAGCCTGCCGCACGGAACCGGTAAGACGGTCCGCGTTATCGTATTCGCCGCTGGCGAGAAGGCGAATGAAGCCGAGGCTGCGGGCGCCGACGCTGTCGGTGCTGAGGATCTCATCGAGCGTATCCAGGGTGGATGGCTCGACTTCGATGCCGCGATCGCTACCCCGGACCAGATGGCGAAGGTCGGTCGTATTGCTCGTATCCTCGGTCCTCGTGGCTTGATGCCGAACCCCAAGACGGGCACAGTCACGATGGATGTCGCGAAGGCCGTCAGCGACATCAAGGGCGGCAAGATCAACTTCCGTGTTGACAAGCAGGCCAACCTGCATCTGATCATTGGCAAGGCGTCATTCGATGAGCGCAAGCTGGTCGAAAACTACACCGCTGCACTTGATGAGATCCTGCGTGCCAAGCCTTCCGCAGCGAAAGGTCGCTACGTCAAGAAGGTGACGATGACGACGACCACCGGACCGGGCATCCCGGTGGACCCGAACCGTACCCGGAACCTTCTCGAAGACGGCGAGTAA
- a CDS encoding ABC transporter ATP-binding protein codes for MGVEVAVEGLTKTFGSQNIWSDVTFTLPVGEVSALLGPSGTGKSVFLKSLIGLIRPERGSIVIDGTDILQCTQRELYEVRKMFGVLFQDGALFGSMDLYDNVAFPLREHTKKSESEVRQIVMEKMELVGLLGAENKLPGEISGGMRKRAGLARSLVLNPEILLCDEPDSGLDPVRTAYLSQLILDINSQIDCTVLIVTHNINMARTVPDNLGMLFRKHLVMFGPREVLLTSDEPVVGQFLNGRRLGPIGMSEEKDEATMAAEAAMAEAGHSDGSPDEDVRGVIPQIRPTPGMPQRQGELRRRERVRHLMDDLPEPARRAILEELREYEASQAG; via the coding sequence GTGGGTGTCGAGGTCGCTGTCGAGGGTCTGACGAAGACCTTTGGTTCGCAGAACATCTGGTCTGATGTCACGTTTACGCTTCCTGTTGGGGAGGTGAGTGCGCTGCTGGGCCCGTCGGGTACGGGTAAGTCGGTGTTTTTGAAGTCGCTGATTGGTTTGATCCGCCCGGAGCGGGGTTCGATCGTGATTGATGGGACCGATATTTTGCAGTGCACGCAGCGGGAGCTGTATGAGGTGCGGAAGATGTTCGGTGTGCTGTTTCAGGATGGTGCGCTGTTCGGGTCGATGGATTTGTATGACAATGTGGCGTTTCCGTTGCGGGAGCATACGAAGAAGTCGGAGTCTGAGGTCCGTCAGATCGTGATGGAGAAGATGGAGCTTGTGGGTCTGCTGGGTGCGGAGAACAAGCTTCCGGGTGAGATTTCGGGCGGGATGCGTAAGCGTGCGGGTCTGGCGCGGTCGCTGGTGCTGAATCCGGAGATTTTGTTGTGTGATGAGCCGGATTCGGGTCTGGATCCGGTGCGTACGGCGTATTTGTCGCAGCTGATTCTGGATATCAATTCGCAGATTGACTGCACGGTGCTGATCGTGACGCACAACATCAATATGGCGCGGACGGTGCCGGATAACTTGGGGATGCTGTTTAGGAAGCATCTGGTGATGTTTGGTCCGCGTGAGGTGCTGCTGACCAGTGATGAGCCGGTGGTGGGGCAGTTCCTGAATGGTCGTCGTCTGGGTCCGATCGGGATGTCGGAGGAGAAGGACGAGGCGACGATGGCGGCTGAGGCGGCGATGGCGGAGGCGGGTCATAGTGATGGGTCGCCGGATGAGGATGTGCGTGGTGTGATTCCGCAGATCCGTCCGACGCCGGGGATGCCGCAGCGTCAGGGTGAGTTGCGCCGCCGGGAGCGGGTCCGGCATCTGATGGATGATCTGCCCGAGCCTGCCCGCCGCGCGATCCTTGAAGAACTCCGCGAATACGAAGCATCGCAGGCAGGGTAG
- a CDS encoding MlaD family protein yields the protein MIRWIRDLNQQLVGSGISKVYVTRPGLIGAVATVIVVAVLAFAAVFPTAVYHLRTAGYSVVLPSAGGLSAGDPVYVAGLPAGRVESVQIEGDEVVAGFRVDRSQELGDQTEAEVKLRTILGAYYLDIRPQGVGSLEGVSFHWSALRSPSTSTRSPAPHTT from the coding sequence ATGATCCGCTGGATTAGAGATCTCAACCAGCAACTCGTTGGTTCAGGCATCTCCAAGGTATATGTCACTCGACCTGGGCTAATCGGCGCAGTTGCCACGGTCATCGTCGTTGCGGTGCTCGCATTTGCCGCCGTGTTTCCCACGGCTGTCTACCACTTGCGGACTGCGGGATACAGCGTTGTTTTGCCCTCTGCGGGAGGGCTGTCAGCCGGTGACCCCGTCTATGTGGCGGGTCTCCCCGCTGGTCGAGTCGAGAGTGTCCAGATTGAGGGGGATGAGGTTGTCGCGGGCTTCCGCGTAGACCGATCACAAGAACTCGGCGACCAGACCGAGGCGGAAGTCAAGCTACGGACCATCCTTGGCGCCTACTACTTGGACATACGTCCGCAGGGTGTGGGGTCCCTCGAGGGGGTGTCATTCCATTGGAGCGCGCTGCGGTCCCCTTCCACTTCGACGAGATCGCCCGCGCCGCATACGACGTGA
- a CDS encoding MlaD family protein, with the protein MIKSIRGVIIAVLLFVISALLIARGAGALDRSPKVYVDVPAAIEVAGEERPRESGLLLGSDNAVRYEGVIVGRVSNIEVGVVDEAGREISRLEMQVAPGVLEEIPNDALARIVPRTVFGDNEVHLVAPYGVELTDRSTVNLTAGDTLILDTGPEARELYDVYEKVMRAVYDLNIEGSLEGLRELRIGVEGRGEDLGLLIGQGADLLESLSPLIEGEVIPDLRRTLENIDVSLPDIVATMENSTDLADLLTRRSEGIREVLIAGAAFGRDAENFFGAIANDTVVFLDGGTVAVTAINTGQGADGTLRSLRNAGASLGPVFRTGRLNIQALATFEDPLPYSAADCPQYPGLSSPTCGPADARTVTELSPEDLVPGLRGLFPAGAPAEGEMTEMRADPLAVLERELMRGLRGAAAPAAGQPASDRPSVSDRPSAATAMLLGPIVRGTAVEVS; encoded by the coding sequence ATGATCAAATCAATTCGCGGTGTCATCATCGCTGTCTTGCTCTTCGTGATCTCCGCACTGTTGATAGCACGCGGCGCGGGTGCGCTGGACCGGTCCCCTAAGGTTTACGTCGATGTGCCAGCCGCAATTGAGGTGGCAGGCGAGGAAAGGCCACGCGAATCGGGCTTGCTCTTGGGTTCTGACAATGCAGTGCGCTACGAGGGTGTCATCGTGGGGCGGGTCAGCAACATTGAGGTCGGGGTGGTCGATGAGGCTGGCCGCGAGATTTCTCGGCTGGAGATGCAGGTCGCGCCGGGAGTGCTCGAAGAGATCCCGAATGACGCGCTAGCCAGGATCGTTCCGAGGACAGTATTCGGCGACAACGAGGTTCACCTTGTCGCGCCGTACGGAGTGGAGCTCACCGATCGGTCGACAGTGAATCTTACTGCGGGGGACACGCTGATCCTGGACACCGGGCCCGAGGCGCGCGAACTTTACGACGTATACGAGAAAGTCATGCGTGCGGTGTATGACCTGAATATCGAGGGGTCGCTTGAAGGTCTGCGGGAACTGCGGATCGGTGTGGAAGGGCGCGGCGAGGATCTGGGACTTCTCATCGGTCAGGGCGCAGATCTGCTCGAGTCCCTCTCGCCGCTCATCGAGGGCGAGGTCATTCCAGATCTGCGAAGAACGCTCGAAAATATCGACGTCTCGCTGCCCGACATTGTGGCGACGATGGAAAACTCAACGGATCTCGCAGATCTCTTGACTCGCCGTAGTGAGGGGATCCGCGAGGTACTCATTGCAGGCGCAGCCTTCGGCCGTGATGCAGAGAATTTCTTCGGAGCGATTGCCAACGACACCGTCGTCTTCTTGGACGGGGGAACGGTCGCAGTTACCGCGATCAACACAGGCCAGGGAGCTGACGGCACGCTGAGAAGCTTGCGCAACGCCGGGGCGTCACTGGGACCCGTATTTCGAACGGGCAGACTCAACATTCAGGCTCTCGCGACGTTCGAGGATCCGCTTCCGTATTCTGCCGCTGACTGTCCGCAGTACCCCGGTCTTTCGTCGCCGACATGCGGTCCCGCTGACGCGCGCACGGTGACTGAGCTTTCACCGGAAGACCTGGTCCCTGGCCTACGGGGCCTGTTTCCTGCGGGGGCTCCCGCTGAAGGAGAAATGACGGAAATGCGGGCGGATCCGCTTGCTGTCCTCGAGAGGGAACTTATGCGTGGCCTCCGCGGTGCGGCGGCGCCTGCCGCCGGGCAGCCCGCATCTGACCGGCCGAGTGTTTCTGACCGGCCCAGCGCAGCCACAGCGATGCTGCTCGGGCCGATCGTCCGCGGGACGGCGGTGGAAGTTTCATGA
- a CDS encoding ABC transporter permease, giving the protein MKSSFAALDGHVMFGVKMFAGIPMAITRYRTHVLREVGNISFGKASLLSGGGTIGVVAGMAIVAAVMVSIEIHRALGLLGFTALSGLAASIANTQALAPLIAALAIAAKVGTGFTAQLGSMRISEEIDALDTLGVPSVTFLATVRLIAMLIVITPVYMVGLLGAYLASRFVVVGMLGESSGTYDYYFRQSITPQAFGYSILMTVIFSVIIAVIACSYGYNASGGPEGVGRAAGTAVRTTILTVAIAAMVLIFGLYGLTPTIPGMGLE; this is encoded by the coding sequence GTGAAGAGCAGCTTTGCGGCGCTTGATGGTCATGTCATGTTCGGTGTGAAAATGTTTGCGGGCATTCCCATGGCGATCACGCGATACCGAACCCACGTGCTTCGCGAGGTTGGGAACATCAGCTTCGGAAAAGCGTCGCTGCTCTCCGGCGGGGGCACGATCGGCGTCGTCGCGGGGATGGCGATCGTCGCCGCCGTCATGGTGTCGATTGAGATCCACCGTGCGCTGGGACTTCTCGGATTCACGGCACTTTCGGGTCTCGCAGCCTCGATTGCGAACACCCAGGCCCTTGCACCGTTGATCGCTGCCTTGGCGATCGCGGCAAAAGTGGGGACGGGTTTCACGGCTCAGCTTGGTTCTATGCGAATCTCGGAAGAGATCGACGCGCTCGACACTCTCGGCGTCCCGTCGGTGACCTTCCTTGCGACGGTTCGGCTGATCGCGATGCTCATCGTGATCACCCCTGTGTACATGGTGGGACTGCTCGGTGCGTATCTCGCTTCTCGATTTGTCGTGGTTGGCATGCTCGGAGAATCCTCCGGCACCTATGACTATTACTTCCGACAATCGATAACGCCGCAGGCCTTCGGCTATTCGATCCTCATGACAGTGATCTTCTCCGTCATCATCGCTGTCATCGCTTGCTCATATGGATATAACGCGTCGGGCGGACCGGAAGGCGTCGGTCGTGCAGCAGGCACGGCCGTCCGGACAACGATCCTCACGGTGGCCATTGCGGCCATGGTTCTGATCTTTGGTCTCTACGGTCTGACACCGACGATTCCAGGGATGGGACTCGAATGA
- the rplJ gene encoding 50S ribosomal protein L10, which translates to MAKAEKVAAVAEISERFKNSTATVVTEYRGLSVAGLTELRRALGAGSSYSVAKNTLVKIAARDAGVEGLDELFSGPTAIAFITGEPVDAAKALKKFSKDNKALVIKGGYMDGRPLSVDEVDKIADLESREVLLAKLAGAMKGNLAKAAGLFNAPASQVARLAAALQEKKGAEGSESAPAES; encoded by the coding sequence ATGGCAAAGGCTGAAAAGGTCGCCGCGGTAGCGGAGATCAGCGAGCGGTTTAAGAACTCGACCGCAACCGTCGTTACTGAATACCGTGGCCTCAGTGTTGCCGGCCTGACCGAACTGCGCCGGGCACTCGGCGCGGGGTCCTCGTACTCCGTCGCCAAGAACACCCTCGTGAAGATTGCGGCACGCGATGCCGGAGTTGAGGGACTCGACGAGCTTTTCTCGGGACCGACCGCGATCGCGTTCATTACGGGTGAGCCCGTTGACGCCGCGAAGGCTCTCAAGAAGTTCTCGAAGGACAACAAAGCCCTCGTCATTAAGGGCGGCTACATGGATGGCCGCCCCCTGTCGGTGGACGAAGTTGACAAGATCGCGGACCTTGAGTCTCGTGAGGTCTTGTTGGCCAAGCTCGCTGGCGCGATGAAGGGCAACTTGGCGAAGGCTGCGGGCCTGTTCAACGCACCTGCTTCGCAGGTCGCGCGTCTGGCTGCTGCATTGCAGGAAAAGAAGGGTGCCGAAGGCTCAGAGAGCGCCCCAGCGGAAAGCTGA
- the rplK gene encoding 50S ribosomal protein L11: MPPKKKKKLSGVIKLQIQAGQANPAPPIGPALGQHGVNIMEFCKAYNAATEAQRGNVIPVEIFVYEDRSFDFKLKTPPAAKLLLKAAGVQKGSPTPHKDKVAKISWDQVREIAKTKQEDLNANDVDQAAKIIAGTARSMGIVVE, from the coding sequence ATGCCCCCCAAGAAGAAGAAAAAGCTCTCTGGAGTTATCAAACTCCAGATCCAGGCAGGCCAGGCGAATCCTGCCCCGCCAATCGGCCCCGCGCTCGGTCAGCACGGCGTCAACATCATGGAGTTCTGCAAGGCCTACAATGCGGCGACGGAAGCCCAGCGCGGAAACGTCATCCCCGTTGAGATCTTCGTCTACGAAGATCGGTCTTTCGACTTCAAGCTGAAGACGCCTCCAGCTGCGAAGCTCCTGCTCAAGGCTGCAGGTGTGCAGAAGGGTTCGCCGACTCCACACAAGGACAAGGTCGCGAAGATCTCGTGGGATCAGGTTCGCGAAATCGCCAAGACCAAGCAAGAAGATCTCAACGCTAACGACGTCGATCAGGCTGCGAAGATCATTGCTGGTACCGCTCGTTCGATGGGAATCGTTGTCGAGTGA
- a CDS encoding alpha/beta fold hydrolase yields MSNRSTETDNVPHKAGTATTRSIRIAYEEFGAADAPPIVLIMGFGAQLTLWPTELCESLAREGFRVIRFDNRDIGLSTKFDGMRVDGSFLARMVRSQLGIPSSVPYTLHDMAADTRNFLDALGIEQAHLVGASMGGMITQLVAATYPARVASASIVFSSTNERFLPPPAPTALKALLTAPPKNATVDEMVEHSARNFQVLGGPAFPRDRDELRELSRTQIERSYYPQGMVRQLAAVLGTGSLRPYAQRIKAPTTVIHGTADPLLRPACGRAVARAIPGAQLRMIEGMGHDLPAAVTPRLASEILQNTARSAENA; encoded by the coding sequence GTGTCGAACCGCTCTACAGAGACCGACAATGTTCCGCACAAGGCTGGCACCGCGACAACGCGATCCATTCGCATCGCGTACGAGGAGTTCGGGGCAGCCGATGCACCTCCGATCGTGCTGATTATGGGGTTCGGTGCACAGTTGACCCTTTGGCCGACTGAACTTTGCGAGAGCCTTGCCCGCGAGGGATTCCGTGTCATCCGCTTCGACAACCGCGACATCGGTCTCTCGACGAAGTTCGATGGCATGCGGGTCGATGGCTCATTTCTTGCGCGGATGGTGCGTAGTCAACTGGGCATACCCAGCTCCGTGCCATACACGCTGCACGACATGGCGGCTGACACGCGCAACTTCCTCGATGCACTCGGAATCGAACAAGCGCACCTAGTGGGCGCCTCCATGGGCGGAATGATCACTCAACTCGTCGCTGCCACTTACCCTGCGCGTGTTGCTTCCGCATCCATTGTTTTCTCGAGCACAAATGAACGCTTCCTGCCGCCACCTGCACCTACGGCACTCAAGGCGCTCCTGACGGCGCCGCCAAAGAACGCGACCGTAGACGAGATGGTCGAGCATTCCGCACGGAATTTCCAGGTTCTTGGCGGCCCCGCTTTTCCGCGTGACCGCGACGAATTACGCGAACTCTCCCGCACGCAGATTGAACGGAGCTACTACCCCCAAGGCATGGTGCGGCAGCTAGCTGCAGTGCTCGGCACTGGCAGTCTCCGGCCGTACGCACAACGCATCAAGGCGCCGACCACCGTCATCCATGGCACAGCAGATCCGCTGCTGCGACCAGCGTGCGGACGTGCCGTCGCTCGCGCGATACCCGGCGCCCAGCTACGCATGATCGAGGGCATGGGACACGACCTGCCCGCTGCTGTGACACCGCGACTGGCATCCGAGATTCTTCAAAACACCGCCAGGTCGGCTGAAAACGCGTAA
- a CDS encoding MlaD family protein, giving the protein MKLSKGALAGLVVFLVLVLFTSVSVWQTLSPPVDGRSATYTAEFDDATSLKRGDDVTLAGVRVGKVGGTAWERQSDGSVRAVVSFAIERDVELTENARAEVKFADMLGVRYLGLIDPGGAAALQRGDRLPTLGKPPTDVTELFNGFRPVFRLLDPPRLNQMSASLIGALEGNTDVFEAMLIGMLDVANVMLARQAEIERIANTLPDAFDVVIERRDDVEAAIEGLTALTENLASRNDDIIALLDQGGSTMDKFATLLDTTMPDLRRSVAAGIDVSEEWSQNTEEYRGLLESLLRTGEAVNHYGDYGSWLTLYICTLSVQVDDFEADLFNLIGGTHSEVCR; this is encoded by the coding sequence ATGAAGCTGAGTAAGGGTGCACTGGCGGGCCTCGTTGTCTTTCTTGTGCTGGTGTTGTTCACCTCGGTGAGCGTGTGGCAGACACTGAGTCCTCCGGTCGATGGACGCTCGGCCACCTATACGGCGGAGTTCGACGACGCGACGAGCCTCAAGCGTGGAGACGACGTCACTTTGGCGGGTGTGCGCGTGGGTAAGGTCGGCGGTACTGCCTGGGAACGCCAGTCCGACGGCTCAGTTCGTGCGGTGGTGAGTTTCGCGATCGAACGCGACGTCGAGCTGACCGAGAACGCCCGGGCCGAAGTCAAGTTCGCTGACATGCTCGGCGTTCGCTACCTGGGGCTGATCGACCCAGGCGGGGCGGCAGCCCTTCAACGGGGAGACAGACTCCCGACTCTAGGTAAACCACCGACGGACGTAACGGAGCTGTTTAACGGCTTCCGCCCCGTCTTCCGGTTGCTGGATCCCCCGAGACTCAACCAGATGTCGGCATCGCTGATCGGAGCGCTTGAAGGCAATACGGATGTGTTCGAAGCCATGCTGATCGGGATGCTCGACGTGGCGAATGTGATGCTCGCCCGTCAAGCCGAGATCGAACGGATAGCCAATACTCTCCCCGACGCTTTCGACGTCGTAATTGAGCGGCGGGACGATGTCGAAGCCGCAATCGAAGGACTCACTGCCCTCACGGAAAACCTGGCGTCGCGCAACGACGACATCATTGCGCTCCTCGACCAGGGCGGATCAACAATGGATAAGTTCGCCACCCTGCTCGACACCACGATGCCTGACCTGCGCCGCTCAGTCGCTGCGGGAATCGATGTGAGTGAGGAGTGGAGCCAAAACACTGAAGAGTACAGAGGACTGCTGGAATCGCTGCTGCGGACTGGCGAAGCAGTCAACCACTACGGGGACTACGGGTCCTGGCTCACGCTTTATATCTGCACCCTGAGCGTCCAGGTCGATGACTTCGAGGCAGACCTGTTCAACCTCATCGGGGGAACACATTCGGAGGTGTGCCGATGA
- the rplL gene encoding 50S ribosomal protein L7/L12, translating into MAKLTTDELIDAFKEMTLLELSEFVKVFEDTFEVTAAAPVAVAAAGAPAAGAAEAVEEKDEFDVVLEAAGEKKIGVIKVVREIIPSLGLKEAKELVESAPKAILEHVAKDQADAAKDKLEAAGAKVSVK; encoded by the coding sequence ATGGCGAAGCTCACCACCGACGAGCTGATCGACGCTTTCAAGGAAATGACCCTTCTCGAGCTCTCGGAGTTCGTCAAGGTCTTCGAAGACACCTTCGAGGTTACCGCTGCCGCTCCCGTCGCTGTTGCGGCTGCTGGTGCACCGGCCGCTGGTGCAGCCGAGGCTGTCGAAGAGAAGGACGAGTTCGACGTCGTTCTCGAGGCTGCTGGTGAAAAGAAGATCGGCGTCATCAAGGTTGTCCGTGAGATCATCCCGAGCCTCGGACTGAAGGAAGCCAAGGAACTCGTCGAGAGTGCTCCGAAGGCCATCCTCGAGCACGTCGCCAAGGACCAGGCTGACGCTGCCAAGGACAAGCTCGAGGCTGCTGGCGCGAAGGTTTCCGTCAAGTAA
- a CDS encoding Mce/MlaD family protein has protein sequence MERAAVPFHFDEIARAAYDVTRTDEPDREAIDYEQIAYLTDLAYESIPSRALADEAVTALADAAAIINDNGDQIQRLLETGRELAEIVDAQQDTLERLFDQGAIVFGTLGVRAQLISGLIRDLETVSVRMTELLDSESGEWDRLMVGLQDVTAMLSAESDLIERNLAEVAPAFRHVADASGNGPWLDVNAPAAVLPDNMLCLLGVMEGCR, from the coding sequence TTGGAGCGCGCTGCGGTCCCCTTCCACTTCGACGAGATCGCCCGCGCCGCATACGACGTGACGCGAACCGACGAGCCGGACCGGGAGGCCATTGACTACGAGCAGATTGCGTACCTCACCGACCTCGCATACGAATCAATTCCCAGCCGGGCGCTCGCTGACGAAGCGGTGACCGCTCTCGCGGACGCCGCCGCGATCATCAATGACAACGGTGACCAGATCCAGCGACTGCTCGAGACTGGGCGAGAGCTCGCCGAGATTGTCGATGCTCAGCAAGACACACTGGAGCGACTCTTCGACCAGGGTGCCATCGTCTTCGGCACGCTCGGTGTGCGGGCGCAGTTGATCAGCGGGCTCATACGGGACCTCGAAACAGTTTCCGTACGGATGACTGAGCTGCTTGATTCAGAATCCGGTGAATGGGACCGCCTGATGGTGGGTCTGCAGGACGTTACCGCGATGCTCTCGGCTGAATCAGATCTGATCGAGCGAAATCTCGCCGAGGTTGCCCCCGCGTTCCGCCATGTTGCTGATGCCAGCGGTAACGGACCCTGGCTCGACGTCAACGCTCCAGCTGCCGTCTTACCGGACAACATGCTCTGCTTGCTTGGCGTGATGGAGGGGTGCCGGTAA